ACAGGTTCTTTTTCTTCACCATCATAATTGTCAGCATAATCTACGGTTTCTTTATTGATATCTCTTAACATTTCCATTGCTATTTTTGAAAGCCGTGCTTCTGTATAACGTTGGGCTGCAGCAGAATCTCCATCAATAGAACCAAAGTTTCCATGTCCTTCAATTAGCATATACCGAAGTGAAAAGTCCTGTGCCATCCTCACCATAGTTTCATAAACAGCGGAATCTCCATGTGGATGGTATTTACCTAAAACCTCACCAACTATACGAGCAGATTTTTTAAAAGGTTTGTCAGGTGACATCCCCAGTTCAGACATTGCATATAATATTCTTCTATGAACAGGTTTTAAACCATCCCTTACGTCTGGTAAGGCTCGGCTTACAATAATACTCATCGCATAATCCATAAAGGAGGTTTGCATTTCTGTACGAATATCCCTATTTTCTACATTTGAACGTATTTCATCAGCCATGTTCTCACCATAACTTCCTAATTTTAGATATCTATATTACTAACATACTTAGCATGTTGTTGTATAAAATCTCTTCTTGGTTCTACATTGTCTCCCATTAATGTATCAAATACAGCGTCCGCGTCCATTGCATCTTCAATTGTTACTTGTAATAATGTTCGACTTTCTGGATCCATCGTTGTTTCCCACAATTGTCCAGCATCCATCTCTCCAAGACCTTTGTAACGTTGAATGTTTACTTTACCGCTTAATTTCTCAATGATCTCATTCTTCTGAGTGTCATTATACGCGTATTGAATGACTTTTCCTTTTTCTATTTTAAATAAAGGAGGTTGTGCGATATAGATGTACCCTGATTCTATAACAGGTCTCATATATCGATATAAAAAAGTCAATAGTAATGTGCGTATATGTGCACCATCTACATCGGCATCAGTCATGATAATGATTTTATGATACCTAGCTTTTTCTATATTAAATTCTTCACCAATCCCTGTACCTAGCGCGGTAATAATAGCGCGAATCTCTGCATTTCCTAAAATTCTATCTAACCTTGCTTTTTCAACATTTAGTATTTTTCCTCGTAAAGGCAGTATCGCTTGAAAATGTCGGTCTCTTCCTTGTTTGGCTGAACCCCCCGCAGAATCTCCCTCAACGATATACAACTCACTAATGGAAGCATCTTTGGAGGAGCAATCTGCTAATTTACCTGGTAAGGAACTAACCTCCAATGCACTTTTTCGTCTAGTGGCTTCTCTTGCCTTTCGTGCAGCTTCTCTTGCTCTAGCAGCTTGAAGTGATTTTTCAATAATTTGTTTGGCAATTGAAGGATTTTCTTCTAGAAACTCAGACAACTTTTCAGAAAAAACAGATTCAACAATACTTCTCGCCTCACCGTTACCTAGTTTAGTTTTAGTTTGTCCTTCAAACTGAGGTTCAGGAATTTTCACGGAAATAATGGCTGTGATTCCTTCACGAACATCATCTCCAGAGAAATTAGCATCATTGTTTTTTAATAATTGATTTTTTTTAGCATAGTTATTTAAAATTCTAGTTAACGCACTTTTAAAACCTGACTCATGTGTCCCACCTTCGTGAGTATTGATATTATTGGCGAACGAATAAATATTTTCACTATAACCATCGTTATACTGAAGGGAAATCTCAACATTAATGTGATCTTTTCCACCTTCAACGTAAATAGGCGGTTCATGTATTGGTTCTCGATTTCGATTTAGATATTCAACAAACGAAATAATTCCACCGTCATATTTATAAGAATTTTCTTTATCAGTACGTTTATCTATTAAATTGATTTCAATGCCTTTGTTTAAAAATGCTAGTTCACGAATTCGAGATTGTAAAATATCGTAATCATATATTGTGGTTTCTTTAAAAATTTCATCATCTGGTACGAAAGTAGTTTGGGTCCCCGTTTCTTCTGTTTCACCAACGATCTTT
The window above is part of the Chengkuizengella sp. SCS-71B genome. Proteins encoded here:
- the gyrB gene encoding DNA topoisomerase (ATP-hydrolyzing) subunit B; this translates as MNQPQNTYDENQIQVLEGLEAVRKRPGMYIGSTGVKGLHHLVWEVVDNSIDEAMAGFCTKIDVIVNEDNSITVKDNGRGIPVGEHPKMKRPALEVVMTVLHAGGKFGGEGYKVSGGLHGVGVSVVNALSKSVIVQVRRDGKIHQQEYRYGVPQYDLKIVGETEETGTQTTFVPDDEIFKETTIYDYDILQSRIRELAFLNKGIEINLIDKRTDKENSYKYDGGIISFVEYLNRNREPIHEPPIYVEGGKDHINVEISLQYNDGYSENIYSFANNINTHEGGTHESGFKSALTRILNNYAKKNQLLKNNDANFSGDDVREGITAIISVKIPEPQFEGQTKTKLGNGEARSIVESVFSEKLSEFLEENPSIAKQIIEKSLQAARAREAARKAREATRRKSALEVSSLPGKLADCSSKDASISELYIVEGDSAGGSAKQGRDRHFQAILPLRGKILNVEKARLDRILGNAEIRAIITALGTGIGEEFNIEKARYHKIIIMTDADVDGAHIRTLLLTFLYRYMRPVIESGYIYIAQPPLFKIEKGKVIQYAYNDTQKNEIIEKLSGKVNIQRYKGLGEMDAGQLWETTMDPESRTLLQVTIEDAMDADAVFDTLMGDNVEPRRDFIQQHAKYVSNIDI